GCCATCCACCCCGCCGTGCGCGCGATGGCGAACAGCACGGTGAAGTAATCCGTCGGGAAGTGCAGCGCCCGATAGATGAGGCCGGTGTAGAAGTCGACGTTCGGGTACAGCTTGCGCTTGATGAAGTACTCGTCGCTCAGGGCGATGCGCTCGAGCTCGAGCGCGATCTCCATGTCCTTGCCCATGCCCGTGATCTTGAGCACCTGGTCGCAGAGCGACTTCACGATCTTGGCGCGCGGATCGTAGCTCTTGTACACGCGATGGCCGAAGCCCATCAGGCGCGACTCGCCCTTGCCGCTCTTCACGTTCTCGATGAAGGCGGGGATGTTGCTCGGGTGGCCGATCTCCTCGAGCATGCGCAGCACCGCCTCGTTGGCGCCGCCGTGCAGCGGGCCGTAGAGCGCGTTGATGCCGGCCGACACGGCCGAGTACGGATCGACGTGCGACGAACCGACGGCGCGCACGGCGTTGGTGGAGCAGTTCTGCTCGTGGTCGGCGTGCAGGATGAAGAGCACGTCGATGGCGCGGGCGAAGACGGGATGCGCCTCGTACTTCGGCTCCGACATGCGCGCGATCATCGAGAGGAAGTTCTCGGTGTACGGGAGCGCGTTGTCGGGATAGACGAGCGGGAGCCCCTTCACGTGCCGGTACGCGAACGCCGCGATGGTGGGCATCTTGGCGAGCAGGCGGACGAAGGCGATGTCGCGCTCCACCGGATCGTGGATGGCCTTGGCCGTGGGGTAGAACGACGAGAGGGCGGAGACGCCGGCGGCGAGCATCGACATCGGGTGCGCGTCGTAGCGGAAGCCGGTGAGGAACTGCTTGATGTTCTCATGCACGTACGTGTGGTACGTGATGTCCTCCACCCACTTGTCGTACTGCGGCTGCGTCGGCAGCTCGCCGTGGCGCAGCAGCCACGCGACTTCGAGAAAGCTCGCCTTCTCGGCCAGCTGCTCGATAGGATATCCGCGATAGCGCAGGATGCCCTTGTCGCCGTCGATGAAGGTGATGGCGGAGCGGCACGACGCGGTGTTCATGAACGCCGGGTCGTACCCCATGATCCCGAAGTCGTCGGGCTTGACCTTGATCTGCTTCAGGTCAGCGGTGCGGATGGTCTCATCCGTGATCGGGGCGTAGTACACCTTGCCGGTGCGCGAGTCCTTGATCTCGAGATGATCTCCAGCGGGCGGCCCCTTGGCCGCATCGGTCGTACCAGACATGGTCGTCTTCCAGAACCCGATTAGGAGACCGCGGCGTCGCATGCCGCTGGCGCAACGCGGACTCGGTCAATGTTGTGGGGACGGCCATTGGCCTACCCCGGCGAACAGAAACACCTAGTGGAATCAGTAGGGGCGCGCGTGAAGCTTCAAGCTACTCCAATGTCACGCGATGCCGTATCATGAACGGCGCACACGGGCAAAACGTTATGTGAATTGCGCACGTTGCGTAGGCGCAACTTTCCCTACATGGCCATCCTGAATCCCGCTGACGTCCACAACCTCGAACCTGCTCGCCTGGCGCTGGTGGCGCTGGCCGCGGCGGGGGGCGGCGCCGTCAACGCCATCGCCGGGGGCGGCACCCTGCTGACCTTCCCCGCCCTTATTGGGCTGGGCGTACCGCCTCTGGTGGCGAACGCCACCAGCACGGTTGCCCTCTGGCCGGGGACGCTGACCAGCTTCTGGAGCTACCGCGACGCCCTCCGCGGCGCGCGGGCCTGGACCGTGCGCTGGGCGCTGCCGAGCCTGCTCGGCGGCAGCACCGGGGCCGTCCTCCTTCTCTGGACACCGGAACGGAAATTCGCCGACAGCGTGCCGTGGCTGATCTGGGGCGCCACGCTGCTTTTCATCCTGCAGGGCCCCCTGATGCGATGGGTCGTCGGGCACGCGCCGCACACGCCGGATGGTGAGGCGCTGCCGCCGCCGCGCAGCGGCTTCATCATCTACCAGTTTCTCGTCGCGGTGTACGGCGGCTATTTCGGCGCCGGCGCAGGGATCCTGATGCTCGCCGCGCTCGGCATGATGGGGCTCACGAACATCCACACGATGAACGGCCTCAAGAACTGGGGCGGCCTGAACATCAACGTCGTAGCGGTGCTGATCTTCGCGGTCAGCGGCATCGTCGACTGGCCGATCGCGCTGACGATGGCCATCGGCGCCGCGATCGGCGGCCTCGTCGGCGCGCGCATGGCGCAACGGGTCGGCCAGCAGTGGGTGCGGAGAGCGATCATAGCAATAGGCCTTAGCAGCGGCGCGTGGATGCTCTTCCAATAGAGAGACAACAGAGAGACAACAGAGAGACAACAGAAAGACAACAGAACGGGCGTCTATTGTCTCTCTGTTGTCTCTCTGTGGTCTCTCTGTTGTCTCTCTGTTGTCTCTCTGTTGTCTCTCTGCTCCTACGGCATAGGTTTGGTGCGCTTCCCCCATGTCGGTGGCGCTGGCTCCTTCATGGCTCGCTGTACGGGCTTGGCAGCGAGTAGGCGCAAGGCCTCCTGCACCGCGCGCTCGAGTTGCGGGTCGCGGCCGGCCGCGACGTCCTTCGGCCAGTTTTCGACGTCCACGTCCGGCGGCGTGCCGACATTCTCCACGTCCCACTGATCGTCACGGCGGAAGAAGCCGCCGCGCGGCGCGATCATGGAACCGCCGTCGATGAACGGCGGCGTGTCGGCCGTGTGCACGAGCCCGCCCCAGG
The sequence above is a segment of the Gemmatimonadaceae bacterium genome. Coding sequences within it:
- a CDS encoding citrate synthase, whose translation is MSGTTDAAKGPPAGDHLEIKDSRTGKVYYAPITDETIRTADLKQIKVKPDDFGIMGYDPAFMNTASCRSAITFIDGDKGILRYRGYPIEQLAEKASFLEVAWLLRHGELPTQPQYDKWVEDITYHTYVHENIKQFLTGFRYDAHPMSMLAAGVSALSSFYPTAKAIHDPVERDIAFVRLLAKMPTIAAFAYRHVKGLPLVYPDNALPYTENFLSMIARMSEPKYEAHPVFARAIDVLFILHADHEQNCSTNAVRAVGSSHVDPYSAVSAGINALYGPLHGGANEAVLRMLEEIGHPSNIPAFIENVKSGKGESRLMGFGHRVYKSYDPRAKIVKSLCDQVLKITGMGKDMEIALELERIALSDEYFIKRKLYPNVDFYTGLIYRALHFPTDYFTVLFAIARTAGWMAQWEEMLLDKEQKIARPRQIYTGYGDRPYKSALDYKHKIVK
- a CDS encoding sulfite exporter TauE/SafE family protein, producing MAILNPADVHNLEPARLALVALAAAGGGAVNAIAGGGTLLTFPALIGLGVPPLVANATSTVALWPGTLTSFWSYRDALRGARAWTVRWALPSLLGGSTGAVLLLWTPERKFADSVPWLIWGATLLFILQGPLMRWVVGHAPHTPDGEALPPPRSGFIIYQFLVAVYGGYFGAGAGILMLAALGMMGLTNIHTMNGLKNWGGLNINVVAVLIFAVSGIVDWPIALTMAIGAAIGGLVGARMAQRVGQQWVRRAIIAIGLSSGAWMLFQ